A DNA window from Desulfovibrionales bacterium contains the following coding sequences:
- a CDS encoding DUF1844 domain-containing protein yields MNEDKEKGYVVRDRRSFSQEKSGQETTAASKERPAEEEIPKESKRPTVLPPVDFSTFIFSLNTSALVHLGEIADPGTGKRERDLVFAKHTIDTIAMLQEKTKGSLTKDEEALIQHILYDLRMRYVREA; encoded by the coding sequence GAGACAGGCGTAGTTTCTCCCAGGAAAAGTCCGGCCAGGAAACTACCGCCGCTTCAAAAGAACGGCCGGCAGAAGAGGAGATACCGAAGGAATCCAAACGGCCCACTGTCTTGCCGCCGGTTGATTTTTCCACCTTTATCTTCTCTCTTAATACCTCTGCCCTGGTTCACCTGGGTGAAATAGCCGATCCGGGCACCGGGAAAAGGGAGAGAGACCTAGTTTTTGCCAAGCATACTATAGATACCATTGCCATGCTGCAAGAAAAGACCAAAGGCAGCCTGACCAAAGACGAAGAAGCCCTGATCCAGCACATCCTGTATGACCTCCGCATGCGTTATGTCCGCGAGGCCTGA